The following are encoded in a window of Amaranthus tricolor cultivar Red isolate AtriRed21 chromosome 2, ASM2621246v1, whole genome shotgun sequence genomic DNA:
- the LOC130806075 gene encoding 26S proteasome non-ATPase regulatory subunit 11 homolog, producing the protein MDTALPATTESLTLAMEASSAEESISILQRVLADPSSSPDTLRIKEQAISNLTDLLKQENKAEDLRILLTQLRSYFSMIPKAKTAKIVRGIIDAVAKIPNTTELQISLCKEMVQWTRDEKRTFLRQRVEARLAALLVEIKEYSEALSLLSGLIKEVRRLDDKLLLVDIELLESKLHFSLRNLPKAKASLTAARTAANAIYVPPAQQGTIDLQSGILHAEEKDYKTAYSYFYEAFEAFNTLEDPRAVYSLKYMLLCKVMVNQADDVAGIISSKAGLQYLGPDLDAMKAIADAYSKRSLKLFEASLENFKAQLEEDPIVHRHLSSLYDTLLEQNLCRLIEPFSSVEIAHIAELIELPVDHVERKLSQMILDKKFAGTLDQGAGCLIIFDDLKTDAIYEATLETISNVSKVVDSLFIRSAKIMA; encoded by the coding sequence ATGGACACTGCTCTTCCAGCAACCACAGAGTCCCTTACGCTGGCCATGGAAGCGAGCAGTGCTGAGGAGTCTATTTCCATCTTGCAGAGAGTGCTCGCTGATCCATCTTCTTCACCTGATACCTTGCGGATCAAAGAACAGGCAATTTCAAATCTCACTGATCTTCTCAAGCAAGAAAATAAAGCGGAGGACCTTCGAATCCTTCTGACACAATTGAGATCCTACTTCTCCATGATACCTAAAGCTAAAACTGCGAAAATTGTTCGTGGAATTATCGATGCAGTGGCTAAAATACCAAATACAACTGAACTCCAGATCTCCCTTTGCAAGGAAATGGTGCAGTGGACTCGTGATGAGAAGAGAACTTTTCTTCGCCAACGTGTTGAGGCAAGACTAGCGGCTTTGTTGGTTGAGATCAAGGAGTACTCTGAAGCATTATCTCTCCTTTCGGGTCTGATTAAGGAGGTTAGAAGGCTTGATGATAAACTTCTTTTGGTGGACATTGAGTTGCTGGAAAGCAAGCTTCATTTCTCTCTGAGAAACCTTCCTAAAGCCAAGGCTTCTCTTACTGCAGCTAGAACAGCCGCCAATGCCATTTACGTGCCTCCAGCCCAGCAGGGGACCATAGACTTACAGAGTGGGATACTCCATGCCGAGGAAAAAGATTATAAAACTGCTTATAGTTACTTCTACGAAGCTTTTGAGGCCTTCAATACTCTCGAGGATCCCAGAGCAGTATACAGTCTGAAATACATGCTCTTGTGTAAAGTCATGGTGAATCAAGCTGATGATGTTGCTGGGATAATATCTTCCAAAGCAGGCTTGCAGTACTTGGGCCCTGATCTTGATGCAATGAAAGCTATAGCCGATGCTTATTCGAAGCGTTCTCTAAAACTCTTTGAGGCTTCATTGGAGAACTTCAAGGCTCAACTAGAAGAAGATCCAATTGTTCATAGGCACCTATCATCTTTATATGACACTTTGTTGGAGCAAAACCTTTGCAGATTGATTGAGCCATTTTCAAGTGTTGAGATTGCCCACATTGCTGAATTGATTGAACTTCCGGTTGATCACGTTGAGAGGAAACTATCTCAGATGATTTTGGACAAAAAATTCGCAGGGACTCTCGACCAGGGTGCAGGATGCCTGATCATCTTTGATGATTTGAAGACGGATGCGATCTATGAAGCTACACTCGAAACCATTTCAAATGTTTCGAAGGTTGTCGACAGTCTTTTTATCAGATCTGCCAAGATTATGGCCTAA